The window GTCGGAGCCGCTCGGGTCCGTGACCTCTTCGAGCAGGCCAAGAAAGCCGCACCCTGCATCGTTTTCATCGACGAAATTGACGCTGTCGGACGCAAACGTGGCCTCAACGTCGGGGGCGGAAACGACGAACGGGAACAAACCCTCAACCAACTGCTGGTCGAGATGGACGGTTTCGAAAGCAAGCACGACATCATCATCCTCGCAGCCACCAACCGCCCAGACGTGCTCGACAACGCCCTCCTGCGTCCCGGACGCTTTGACCGTCAGGTGGTCGTGGATGCCCCCGACGTGAAAGGCCGAGAGCAAATCCTCAGGATTCACGCCCGCAAGAAACCCCTCGACCCGAGTGTGGACCTGCATGTGGTCGCCACCCGCACCCCCGGCATGGTGGGAGCAGACTTGGAAAACCTCCTGAACGAAGCAGCCCTGATCACCGCTCGGGCAGGACGGAAGCGGATCAACATGAAAGACATCGATGAGGCCGCAGACCGGGTGGTGATGGGACCGGCCCGCAAGTCCCGAGTCATTTCAGACAAAGACAAGAAAGTGACGGCGTACCACGAAGTGGGACACGCTCTGGCCGCAGAGAAACTGCCGAACGCAGACCGGGTGCACAAACTGACGATTGTGCCTCGGGGCCGTGCTGCGGGTTACATGATGCCCATGCCCGAGGACCGGATGCACTACTCGCAGGGGGTGCTGGAGGACATGATCGCGGTGGCTCTGGCAGGTCAGGTGGCGGAGGAGATCATTTTCGGGGAGATCACCACGGGGGCTTCGAGTGATTTCCAGAAAGCCACGAACATCGCCCGCAAGATGGTGACCGAGTGGGGCATGAGTCCGGTGCTCGGCAAGATCGCCCACCAGGTCGAGAACGAAACCTACCTTGGTGGCTATCAGGACGCCAAAAACTACAGTCAGGAAACCGCTGAACTGATCGACAACGAGATCAAGCGGATCATCGACACGCAGTACAGCAAGGTGAAAAGCATTCTGGAGGAGTACAAACCAGTGATCCACACGGTGGTGGAAACCCTGATGACCCGAGAAACCCTCTCGGGTGAGGAATTCCGCATCCTCCTCAAAGGCGGTCTTTTGCCTGATCTGGAAGATGTGGACAGCATCCCTCCTCCGACCACGAATTTGACCAAGCCTGCAACGAATTGACCCTACCCCCCTGCTTCTCGTCTCCCCCCCTGCTGCGCGGTCCCCCCTAAGATCAGGGGGGATTTTTTGATTTGGGGGGCAAAAAAAATCCTCCCCTGACAGGGGAGGAAAGCGCAGCGAGGTAAGGTTACTTGCTGCCTTCGATGAAGCTCACAGCGTCTTGAACGGTGCGAATCTTCTCAGCATCTTCGTCAGCGATGGTCACACCGAATTTGTCTTCGAGGCCCATGATCAGTTCGACGGTTTCCAGAGAGTCGGCGCCGAGGTCGTCCACAAAGCTGGCTTCCAGGGTCACTTTGTCTGCTTCAACGCCGAGTTTATCCACGATCACTTCTTTGACTTGTTCGAACACGCTCATGTTATCCTCCGTATTTCTTGGGGTAGTTTACACCAAAATTTCTGATTTGCGTTAGACCTGATCAAACCATCACCCTCTGGCAATGGCTGTGGTGGGGGTCAGTGGGAGTACATCCCGCCGTTGATTTCCACGATCTGTCCGTTGATGTATCCGGCGTCTTCCGAGGCGAGGAAAGCCACCAGTTTGGCCACCTCTTCGGGCTTGCCAAAGCGGCCTGCTGGAATCTGCTTGAGGTAATCTTGCTGGACATTCTCGGGGAGTTTGGCGGTCATGTCGGACTCGATGAAACCGGGGGCCACTGCGTTCACAGTGATGCCGCGGCCACCGTACTCTTTGGCCACGGCTTTGGTCAGGCCAATGACCCCAGCTTTGGAGGCCACATAGTTGGCCTGTCCGGGGTTGCCCATCAGACCCACCACGCTGGACAGGTTGATGATGCGGCCATACCGGGCTTTCATCATGCGTTTGACGGCTGCACGGGTGGTGTAGAAGGTGGCACTCAGGTTGGTCTGAATGACCTGTTCCCAGTCCTCGTCTTTCATGCGGATGAGGAGGCCGTCTCGCGTGACCCCGGCGTTGTTGACCAACACGTCCAGACCGCCCATGGCTTCTGCAACGGTATCCACGAGTTTGACGGCGGCTTCTTTATTGGAGAGGTCGGCCTGAAAAGTCTGGGCTTCTCCTCCGGCAGCACGGATTTCTTCGGCAACAGCTTCTGCTCCGGCCTGAGAACCCGAGTAGTGCACGGCAATTTTGAATCCTTTTTGGGCAAGTTCCAGAGCAATGGCTTTTCCAAGACCACGGCTGGACCCGGTGACAAGGGCAACTTTCATGGGTGGGCCTCCAGGTATTTTTGAATGTCTTCAGGGGTGTGGATGTTGAAGCTTCTGGCTTCCGGCAAAATGCGTTTGAGGAGGCCGGTCAGCACGGTTCCGCTGCCAAACTCCACAAATTCTGTGACCCCGAGGTCGCGCAGTTTGTAGATGCTTTCCACGAAGCGCACGCTTCCGGTGACCTGTGCAGAAAGCAGGGCAGCCACTTCTGCGGGGTCGGTCACTTCCTGTGCAGTGAAGTTGGCAATCACAGGGAAAGCCATTTGCTGGTACTGGACATTTTGCAAATCCGTTTCCAGTTTTTCTCTGGCCGATTGCATCAGGGTGCAGTGGAAGGGTGCAGAGACTTTCAGGGGAATCACCTTAAAGCCTTTGCTTTTCAGTTCGGCACTGGCGGCCTGCACAGCGTTGGCTTCTCCAGAGATCACCGTCTGGGTGGGGGCGTTGAAATTCGCCACCTCTGCAACACCGGGGGTGTTTTTGCACACTTCGGTGATGGTGGCAATGTCTTCGCCCATCACGGCAGCCATCGCCCCGAGGCCCACAGGCACAGCTTCTTGCATGTAGGTGCCCCGTTTGTGCACCAGTTGGACCGCTTCAAACAGACTGAAGGTGCCTGCAGCCACATGGGCCGAAAATTCGCCCAGAGAGTGCCCAACAGCGTAGGCGGGTTTGAGGCCTGTGGACTCCTGCCATGCGCGGTAAGCAGCAATGGAAGCCGTCACCAGAGCAGGTTGCTGGTTGGCGGTCAGGGTGAGGTCTTCAAGGGGACCTTCCTGCATGACGTTCACAATGCCAGGCAAAGCCTGATCGGCGGTCTCGAAGACCTGTCTGGCGACAGGGTAAGCATCCCGCATCAGGGTTCCCATGCCCACGGCATGGCTGTTCTGTCCGGGAAACAGGGCAGCAATCATTGTTTTCCTCCCCAGGTGAGCACGCAGGCGGCCCATGCCAGACCTGCACCGAAAGCGACGAACAGGAGGTTGTCTCCGTCCTGCACACGTCCTTCGTCCAGAGCACGCTGCAGGGCCAGAGGCACGCTGGCAGCGCTGTTGTTTCCGTAATCCTGAACGGTCAAAACCACCCGTTCCAGGGGCAGTTTCAGGCGTTCGCGGGCCGATTCAATGATCCGGGCATTGGCCTGATGGGGCACAAACAGGCTGATGTCCTCGGTTTGCAAACCGGCTTTCTCAATGGCTTCAAGGCTGGCGGTGTCCATGACGCGCACCGCGAATTTGAACACTTCGCGGCCGTTCATGTACAGCTTGTTGCTCAATTTGGCTCCGCTGGGGAGGCAATCGGCAAAGGCTTTCATGTGCAGGTGGTCGGCACCGGTTCCGTCCGAGCCAAGCACAAAGCTCTTGAATCCGTATCCTTCCTGCACAGGCTCGATGATGGCTGCACCTGCACCATCCCCGAACAGCACAGCAGTGGAACGGTCTTCCCAGTTGATGACTCTGGAGAGGGTTTCCGCGCCAATGGCCAGCACTTTCTTGCAGGTTCCAGACTTGACGTACGCCTGCGCCACCGAAACAGCGTAAAGCCACCCGGGGCATGCCGCCAGCAAATCAAAAGCCCCGGCTTTCAGGCCAAAATGGGCCTGCACCAGAGAAGCCGTGGCCGGGAACATCGCGTCCGGGGTGGCCGTGGCCACGATCACCATGTCCACGCCATTCAAGACGTTTTCGCCATACCGGGCTTGCAGGTTTTCCACAGCACGGATGGCGAGGGTGGAGCAGAATTCCCCTTCTGCCGCAAAGTGTCTTTGTTTGATGCCTGTCCGGGTCTGAACCCACTCGTCGGTGGTGTCGAGGCGCTGTTCCAGGTCAAAGTTGGTGACCACTTGCTCTGGAACGTAGGTGCCCAATGCGGTGATCCCTGCGTTCATGATGAATGCACACTATCATAAATTGACCAGACGGTCAATTTATTTCACAGGGATTTCATGTTGCATTTGAAACCCATCCAGACAGCTTCAGAGCCTTTTGGCAAGCTGTTTTTTCAGGGAATCTGCCACAAAGGGATCCTGCATCAAACGCTCGATTCCCACACGGTCTTTTTTCTCATGGTGCAAAATCTGGTTGACCTCTTGCACCGGGATCTCCCCTTTTTGCACCACCTCGAACAGGTCTCCTGCTTGCACTGTTCCCTCTTGCAGGACACGCAGGTAGAAGCCCGTGAATCCCGTCTCCTCCACCTGAACTGCAAAATCTTTGATGCCGTGACGCATGGCCAGCTTGAAACACGGCTGTCTGGGCTGGGTCACCTGCACGGTGGTGGTTCCGACCCGGTACACATCCCCGATGCACACCTGATCCTCGGTCAGTCCCGTCACGGTGAAGTTCTCTCCAAACGCAGCCACAGGAAGTTCACGACCCAGACGCTCTGCCCAGAACATGTAGTGCTCCAGAGCATACACGCACACCGCTTTGTCCGGTCCGCCGTGGTGTTTGGTGTCCACCTGCTGGTCACCGACCAGACCCAACTGGGTCAATTGGAGGGGTTCAAGGGTGGGGCTTTTCAGAATGGCACTGCTGACCGTGCCACTCTGGTAAGGGTGTTCCAGAGCCGTTCCAACACTGAGGGTGCAGAGTTTCATGCGGCCATTATCCCCTGCTCAAGTCCAAATCCCCAAACAAAAAAATCATCCCCGAACAGGGCTGCTCGGGGACTGTTCAGGCGAGGTCAAGTCAGACGCTCAGAACTTGTTTGCCGTCGTAGTAGCCACACTCGTTGCAAACGTGGTGTTGCAGTTTCTTGCTGTGGCAGTTGGGGCAGTCCACGAGGTTGGGGACAACCAGAGCGTGGTGGCTGCGGCGCATGTCGCGTTTGGATTTAGAAGTTTTCTTCTTGGGTACGGGGTGTTTAGCCATGAGCGTTTCTCCTTGAGACTCGAGCCTTAAAAGGCAGCAAATGAAAGTATAGCAAAAAAATTTTGAAGTGTGTGAGATTCAGGGTTTGCTTTGAGCAAGCCAAAAGTGGAAGGCGAAGGCTTGACCTGCTTTTGGCCTTCTGCCTTCGTCCTTCTGCAAACAATGCCCCTGAAAGGGCATGTTCACTTACCGCAAGCGTGGACCTTTGCCTTTGACTCCAGCGAATTTGCGCTTTTTGTCGGTTTTCTTGAACTTTTTGCCGTCTTTGCTGTTGGCTACAGCTTTTCCACGTGCAGGGGCAGGGGTCATGTCGATCATGAACCAGCGCAAGAAGGGGATGTAGACCAGCAACATCACCAGGGTCTGGCCCCAGAAGGTGTTCATGTACGGCACTTTGAGCGCAGCAAGGCCCACCACGATGAAGTTGATCACCATTGCAAACAAGAAAGCCTTGACCAGCAAACGGATGATCTTGTCTTTGTTGAGACCGGGGCGGGGATCTTTGCTGTTGAGCCAGCGCCAGAAATTGACGGGTGCGGCAAGAATTTTATCCATGGGTGTTTCCCTCAAGCTTCATTGTACTGCCCGAGCTTCTCGGCGAAGAGTTGCACCTGAGCTGCATCAACAATGCCAGAGGTGTCCTGCATCGACAGAACCACCGCAGGCTTGCGGGTCTTTTTGATCAGGCCTTTGACGAACTTCTCGTGGGCCTCAGAACGCTCTGGGACAAGGAAAATCACACCACGCACAAAGCCTTTGCCGTCCAGAAGGTTGAGGGATCCGGCCAGTTCCTGCTCGATGTCCGTGGAGGTTTTCACATCCACACGGGCTGAACGACCCAAAGCTTCTTTGCGGTCCAGATCGCTGGAAAGCACCGGATGCAGGCCGTATTCACGCAGGGTTTCCAGAACGGGTGCCATGTGGATGTCTTGCTGCAGCAAGTAACGGGGAGCAATCACGGCAACTGTGCGGTAGCCTGCAATTTCAGTGACCAGTTCTTTGCGGCGGGGCTTCAGCAGGATGCGGTGACGCTCCCAAGCCATGCGTGCCCTCTGGGGGTTGCTGGTGAGACGGGTGCCCAGAGTGATCGCGGCACGCTGGATCTCTTCTTCGTCGAAGGTGGGGAGTTGCTCGGGACGGGGCAGGCTCAGGCGGTAATTGACCACCAGAGGGAACTCCGTGAGCCATGGGTTGGCATCGATTTTGTCTCCGACCACTTCGGCGGGTCTGGGGACCAGCACGTCTGCGCCCTGCATGTGAAAGTCAATCAGGCGACCCACGGCAAACTGGATGTGGCGCGGCTCGGTGGGCAGGCTTTCTCGGCCCAGTTCGAGGGCTTCTTGCTCCGAGTTGCGGGGCAAGACCAGTTCCAGATCAAGGTCTTTTAAAAATGCGGTCCAGAAGGCCAGGTTGTCTTTTTGGAAGGTGTCTAACAGGGCTGCTTTCACGTTACTCCTCTGCGTTTCGATCCACGTGGTAATCGCCGCTTTTGCCACCGGTCTTGGAGAGCAGGCGGATGTGCAGGATCTCGATCCCTTTGCTCGCCGCTTTGAGCATGTCGTACACCGTCAGGGCGGCCACACTGGCGGCGGTCAGGGCTTCCATTTCCACTCCGGTCTGGCCTTCGGTTTTCACGGTGGCTTCGATGCGCAGGCCCTGCTCGTGGGGCTCGATGTGCACCCCCACTTTTTTCAGGGCCAGAGGGTGACAGAGCGGAATCAGGTCACTGGTTTTTTTGGCCCCCATGATTCCAGCAATCTGGGCGACCATCAGTGGGTCGCCCTTGGGGTTGTTCTGCAGTGCCTCCTGTGCAGGCTCTGGCAGCATGATGATGGCTTCGGCAACGGCAGTGCGGGTGGTGGTGGGCTTCTGGGCCACATCCACCATCCTAGGGGAGCCGTTTTCGAAGTGGGTCAGTTCACTCATCAGGGAGGTCCAGGTTTTTCAGAGCACCAAAGGGATTTTTGCTGTCTTTTTCCTGGGCCACTCTGGGGCAGGTGTCGTAAGGGCAGGTTTGACCGCTGTCCGGGTTGAGGTCGATGCCGCAGATCGGGCAAAGGCCTTTGCAGTTCTCATCGTGGAGCACCACAAAGGGCACATTGATGAGCAGGTTTTCCACAAAAATGTCCCCGAGGTTGAAGATGGGATCACCAAACTTGATGACTTCTTCTCCGGCCTCTCCTTCGTCGAGGTAAGGGAGTTCCACTTTGGGGCTGTACTCCATCAGGATGCCCAGTGTGGCTTTGACCGGGACCGGGGTGGGCCTCAGGCAGCGGGCACAGTCCTGAAACAGGGTGGCTTCCACAGTGCCAGAGAGCCAGAAACGGTCATCTCCAACATTGCTGGCGGTAACTTTATAACGCCCGTCTTGCACTTGCAGGGTGACTTCTTCGCCACTCTGTTCATAATTCAGAAGATCAAAAGTCCCCGAGTCGGTGACCTCTTCTCCAGGCATATTCAGGATGCGGGACAGGCGAATGGCGGGATTAGCGCGATTCACAGACATCATATAAGTGTATGCTTTTTACCCTCTCCGGGTCAAATCAGTGTGAATATGCATTTGAATATACAGTTTTCACGGGCTTTTTCTGGGTTTTAAAAATATTGTTTCAGACATTATGAATACCCGATTTGGCGTGTTACACTCGAATGCATGGAAGTTGCCATTCTTGGAATCCCAATGGACCTCGGGGCCGGACGCCGGGGTGTGGACATGGGGGCAAGTGCCCTCAGAAATGCACGCATCAAACAACACCTGCAAGAACTCGGGCATTCGGTGACCGATCTCGGGAACATCGCTGTGGAGATTGCAGACACCTTCAATGTTCTGGAACAGTCAGGGATGGTCTTTTTGGACCCCATCTACGACGCCTGCAAACGCACCTACGACACCCTCATGGAACTGCCAGAGGGTGTTTTTCCCATCTGCATGGGCGGAGACCACTCGGTCAGCATGGGCACCGTGGCTGGATGCGCCAGAGGAGAACGCACCGGACTGATCTGGGTGGATGCCCACACCGATTTCAACACCCCCGAAACCAGCCCCACCGGAAACATCCACGGCATGCCCGTGGCCCACCTGTGTGGCATCGGACATGAAAAACTGCTTTCGATTGCTGGAGAGTGGAACATCCGCCCAGAGGACATCGTGATGATCGGCATCCGCAGCGTGGACACTGAAGAACGACGCCTGATCAAAGAACACGGCGTGAAGGTCTACACCATGCGCGACGTGGATGAAAAAGGCATTTCCAGAATTGCTTCTGAAACCTTGCAGAAACTCGGGCACCTGAAACGCATCCATGTGTCTTTCGATGCAGACGGTCTGGACCCCACCCTTGCTCCCGGCGTGGGCACCCCTGTGGAAGGGGGCCTCACCTACCGCGAAGCCCACCTGTTGATGGAGCTTTTTGCAGACAGTGGAAAAATCACCAGCATGGACATCGTGGAAGTCAATCCCATTCTGGACGACAAGAACCGCACCGCTCAGGTGATGGTGGAGATGGCTGGAAGCCTGCTCGGGAAACGAATTCTTTAAGAGCATCAGAGGCTTTGGAGGGGACGAGGCATGCCTCGTCCCCCTTTTGTGGCATCCCATGAATTCATCCTGCTTTTAGCAAACCTGCCTAAAGTGATCTGAGTTGCACCAGAATCATATCCGATTAATCCGATCAGATTACTTGACATTTTAAAAAAGTGACTTTAAGCTCAAAGGCATGCTGAAACGCCTGACTGCCCTGACTGCCCTGATCCTTGGTTCCGCCACTGCGGCCAATCTGGACCTTGCCACCCACCTTGACCTGATGCGCGGCCACCTGTTCGCCAGTGTGTCCAATTACAACGCTGGAAGCCTCAAATGGGGCAAAAAGCATGCTGGACACTCTCTGGAAGAGTTGTGGGACAAGATCCAGCCTCAGGTGGCTCCAGAGCTGGTCAAACCCTTTGAAGCCTCCCTGCACGAAATCATGCATGCACCCGGCACGGTTGCGCCCGCAGAGTACGCTGAAATCGTGGATGAGCTGCTGGAAGGCGCATGGGACAAAGCCTAC of the Deinococcus misasensis DSM 22328 genome contains:
- a CDS encoding ATP-dependent metallopeptidase FtsH/Yme1/Tma family protein, with the translated sequence VGAARVRDLFEQAKKAAPCIVFIDEIDAVGRKRGLNVGGGNDEREQTLNQLLVEMDGFESKHDIIILAATNRPDVLDNALLRPGRFDRQVVVDAPDVKGREQILRIHARKKPLDPSVDLHVVATRTPGMVGADLENLLNEAALITARAGRKRINMKDIDEAADRVVMGPARKSRVISDKDKKVTAYHEVGHALAAEKLPNADRVHKLTIVPRGRAAGYMMPMPEDRMHYSQGVLEDMIAVALAGQVAEEIIFGEITTGASSDFQKATNIARKMVTEWGMSPVLGKIAHQVENETYLGGYQDAKNYSQETAELIDNEIKRIIDTQYSKVKSILEEYKPVIHTVVETLMTRETLSGEEFRILLKGGLLPDLEDVDSIPPPTTNLTKPATN
- a CDS encoding acyl carrier protein — translated: MSVFEQVKEVIVDKLGVEADKVTLEASFVDDLGADSLETVELIMGLEDKFGVTIADEDAEKIRTVQDAVSFIEGSK
- the fabG gene encoding 3-oxoacyl-[acyl-carrier-protein] reductase, which gives rise to MKVALVTGSSRGLGKAIALELAQKGFKIAVHYSGSQAGAEAVAEEIRAAGGEAQTFQADLSNKEAAVKLVDTVAEAMGGLDVLVNNAGVTRDGLLIRMKDEDWEQVIQTNLSATFYTTRAAVKRMMKARYGRIINLSSVVGLMGNPGQANYVASKAGVIGLTKAVAKEYGGRGITVNAVAPGFIESDMTAKLPENVQQDYLKQIPAGRFGKPEEVAKLVAFLASEDAGYINGQIVEINGGMYSH
- the fabD gene encoding ACP S-malonyltransferase, giving the protein MIAALFPGQNSHAVGMGTLMRDAYPVARQVFETADQALPGIVNVMQEGPLEDLTLTANQQPALVTASIAAYRAWQESTGLKPAYAVGHSLGEFSAHVAAGTFSLFEAVQLVHKRGTYMQEAVPVGLGAMAAVMGEDIATITEVCKNTPGVAEVANFNAPTQTVISGEANAVQAASAELKSKGFKVIPLKVSAPFHCTLMQSAREKLETDLQNVQYQQMAFPVIANFTAQEVTDPAEVAALLSAQVTGSVRFVESIYKLRDLGVTEFVEFGSGTVLTGLLKRILPEARSFNIHTPEDIQKYLEAHP
- a CDS encoding beta-ketoacyl-ACP synthase III, whose protein sequence is MNAGITALGTYVPEQVVTNFDLEQRLDTTDEWVQTRTGIKQRHFAAEGEFCSTLAIRAVENLQARYGENVLNGVDMVIVATATPDAMFPATASLVQAHFGLKAGAFDLLAACPGWLYAVSVAQAYVKSGTCKKVLAIGAETLSRVINWEDRSTAVLFGDGAGAAIIEPVQEGYGFKSFVLGSDGTGADHLHMKAFADCLPSGAKLSNKLYMNGREVFKFAVRVMDTASLEAIEKAGLQTEDISLFVPHQANARIIESARERLKLPLERVVLTVQDYGNNSAASVPLALQRALDEGRVQDGDNLLFVAFGAGLAWAACVLTWGGKQ
- a CDS encoding MOSC domain-containing protein is translated as MKLCTLSVGTALEHPYQSGTVSSAILKSPTLEPLQLTQLGLVGDQQVDTKHHGGPDKAVCVYALEHYMFWAERLGRELPVAAFGENFTVTGLTEDQVCIGDVYRVGTTTVQVTQPRQPCFKLAMRHGIKDFAVQVEETGFTGFYLRVLQEGTVQAGDLFEVVQKGEIPVQEVNQILHHEKKDRVGIERLMQDPFVADSLKKQLAKRL
- the rpmF gene encoding 50S ribosomal protein L32, whose product is MAKHPVPKKKTSKSKRDMRRSHHALVVPNLVDCPNCHSKKLQHHVCNECGYYDGKQVLSV
- the moaC gene encoding cyclic pyranopterin monophosphate synthase MoaC; this translates as MSELTHFENGSPRMVDVAQKPTTTRTAVAEAIIMLPEPAQEALQNNPKGDPLMVAQIAGIMGAKKTSDLIPLCHPLALKKVGVHIEPHEQGLRIEATVKTEGQTGVEMEALTAASVAALTVYDMLKAASKGIEILHIRLLSKTGGKSGDYHVDRNAEE
- a CDS encoding YceD family protein, producing the protein MSVNRANPAIRLSRILNMPGEEVTDSGTFDLLNYEQSGEEVTLQVQDGRYKVTASNVGDDRFWLSGTVEATLFQDCARCLRPTPVPVKATLGILMEYSPKVELPYLDEGEAGEEVIKFGDPIFNLGDIFVENLLINVPFVVLHDENCKGLCPICGIDLNPDSGQTCPYDTCPRVAQEKDSKNPFGALKNLDLPDE
- the rocF gene encoding arginase, with amino-acid sequence MEVAILGIPMDLGAGRRGVDMGASALRNARIKQHLQELGHSVTDLGNIAVEIADTFNVLEQSGMVFLDPIYDACKRTYDTLMELPEGVFPICMGGDHSVSMGTVAGCARGERTGLIWVDAHTDFNTPETSPTGNIHGMPVAHLCGIGHEKLLSIAGEWNIRPEDIVMIGIRSVDTEERRLIKEHGVKVYTMRDVDEKGISRIASETLQKLGHLKRIHVSFDADGLDPTLAPGVGTPVEGGLTYREAHLLMELFADSGKITSMDIVEVNPILDDKNRTAQVMVEMAGSLLGKRIL